One Porphyromonas pogonae genomic region harbors:
- the argS gene encoding arginine--tRNA ligase, protein MSIISSLEHSVNQAVKALYGVEPAAEQIQLQKTKKEFNGHLTLVTFPLLKISRKSPEQTATEIGEYLKEHDSAVCSTEVVKGFLNLTIAAASWIELLNEIRTDENFGHRSATDSSPLVMIEYSSPNTNKPLHLGHVRNNLLGYSLAEILKANGNKVVKTNIVNDRGIHICKSMLAWQKWGEGITPEKAGKKDDHLIGDFYVLFDKHYKAEIAELMQQGKSKEEAEAASLLMMEAREMLRKWEQGDDETVALWRTMNDWVYKGFDETYKKMGVDFDKIYYESETYLVGKEEVLRGLDAGLFVKDDDGSVWADLTDEGLDRKILLRADGTSVYMTQDIGTAKMRFLDYPIDKMVYVVGNEQNYHFQVLSILLDRLGFEFGKGLAHFSYGMVELPEGKMKSREGTVVDADDLMDEMIKTAADIAQEMGKAKEMPAEEAYEIARKVGLGSLKYFILKVDPRKNMTFNPRESIDFNGNTGSFIQYTYARICSVIRRAGESGMDIPATITTDLKLSEKEEGLIQKISEYADVVKEAGYTYSPALIANYVYDLVKEYNQFYHDFSILREENDQLRSFRLALSQTVASVIRRAMSLLGIEMPERM, encoded by the coding sequence ATGTCAATAATATCATCATTGGAGCATTCAGTAAATCAAGCTGTAAAAGCTCTGTACGGTGTGGAGCCTGCTGCTGAGCAGATACAACTGCAGAAAACGAAAAAGGAGTTTAATGGTCACTTGACACTTGTGACTTTTCCCTTGCTCAAAATATCTCGAAAAAGCCCCGAGCAAACAGCTACGGAGATAGGAGAATACCTCAAAGAGCATGACTCTGCTGTGTGCAGTACTGAAGTGGTCAAGGGTTTTCTGAACCTTACTATTGCTGCTGCGTCGTGGATAGAACTGCTCAATGAAATTCGCACGGACGAGAATTTCGGACACCGTTCTGCTACGGATTCCAGCCCGCTGGTGATGATAGAATATTCCTCACCTAACACCAATAAACCTCTCCATTTGGGTCATGTGCGCAATAACCTGCTTGGATATAGCTTGGCTGAAATACTCAAAGCCAACGGTAACAAGGTGGTGAAAACCAATATTGTAAATGACCGTGGCATTCATATCTGCAAATCGATGCTTGCATGGCAGAAGTGGGGTGAAGGCATTACTCCTGAGAAAGCAGGTAAGAAAGATGATCATCTCATAGGTGATTTCTATGTCCTTTTTGATAAGCATTACAAGGCTGAAATAGCTGAGCTCATGCAACAAGGTAAATCTAAAGAAGAGGCAGAGGCTGCTTCATTATTGATGATGGAAGCCCGTGAAATGCTCAGAAAATGGGAGCAAGGTGATGATGAGACAGTTGCTCTGTGGCGTACTATGAATGACTGGGTATACAAAGGCTTCGACGAAACCTACAAAAAGATGGGTGTGGATTTTGATAAGATATATTACGAATCCGAAACCTATCTGGTAGGAAAAGAAGAGGTGCTGAGAGGACTCGATGCGGGACTATTTGTCAAAGATGATGATGGTTCTGTATGGGCTGATCTTACCGATGAGGGGCTCGACCGTAAGATACTTCTCCGTGCCGATGGTACATCGGTGTATATGACTCAGGATATAGGAACGGCAAAGATGCGATTCCTCGATTATCCTATAGATAAGATGGTCTATGTTGTGGGTAATGAACAGAACTATCATTTTCAGGTTCTTTCTATCCTGCTTGATCGCTTAGGATTTGAGTTTGGTAAGGGGCTAGCTCACTTCAGTTACGGTATGGTTGAGTTGCCCGAGGGCAAGATGAAAAGCCGTGAAGGTACTGTAGTGGATGCCGACGACCTGATGGATGAAATGATAAAAACTGCTGCCGATATTGCCCAAGAAATGGGCAAAGCCAAAGAAATGCCCGCGGAAGAAGCTTACGAAATAGCTCGTAAGGTGGGATTAGGATCGCTGAAGTATTTTATCCTCAAAGTAGACCCTCGCAAGAATATGACCTTCAATCCCAGAGAATCTATAGACTTCAATGGCAATACAGGTTCATTTATACAATATACTTATGCTCGTATCTGCTCCGTGATACGCCGTGCCGGAGAATCGGGTATGGACATCCCTGCAACCATCACTACAGATCTCAAACTTTCCGAAAAAGAAGAGGGGCTAATCCAAAAGATCTCGGAATATGCCGATGTTGTGAAGGAAGCGGGCTATACCTATAGTCCTGCATTGATAGCCAATTATGTGTACGACTTGGTCAAGGAGTACAATCAGTTTTATCACGACTTTTCTATTCTCAGAGAAGAGAATGATCAGCTAAGGTCGTTCCGCTTGGCACTCTCTCAGACTGTGGCTTCTGTAATCCGTAGAGCCATGAGTTTGCTGGGGATTGAGATGCCTGAGCGTATGTAA
- a CDS encoding NAD(P)/FAD-dependent oxidoreductase: MDLRSPETYWVLKNGLLYTYPSLQKDIVCDVTVVGGGVTGALVSHALLKAGYDTVLIDKRDIAMGSTSATTAMLQYEIDVPMIHLAEKIGSKAAIECYQAGIESIKTLQKLVKEEDIDCGFELKRSLQVAHDEESEKWLKEEFVQRRDNGMPVKWYSREDIYHDFAMHSRPGILSEIGGSVDAFRLAHELIQKNSKRGLKVYDRTTMEEVKKTSGGWDIRTDNFAHIECKHIVYCSGYETLSMFDQKYAALHSTYAAVTEEINEYVPTLDNILIWDTDDPYIYMRATDDGRFLVGGEDAKYSYGRLSEKIKGTKIKELAHKLDQYFPEKNFEPDYIWAGSFAVTKDGLPYIGRHSDFGDSIFVLGLGGNGITYSVQAMDLVVKMLKGEDDKLLHYYRFDR, from the coding sequence ATGGATCTAAGATCACCTGAAACTTACTGGGTACTCAAAAACGGTTTGTTATATACCTACCCTTCGCTCCAAAAAGATATTGTGTGTGACGTAACCGTAGTGGGCGGCGGTGTCACAGGAGCTCTTGTAAGTCATGCTTTGCTAAAAGCAGGATATGATACAGTCCTTATAGACAAAAGGGACATTGCCATGGGTAGCACATCCGCCACTACGGCTATGCTGCAATATGAAATAGACGTACCCATGATACATTTGGCAGAGAAAATAGGGAGTAAAGCTGCTATAGAATGTTATCAGGCAGGTATAGAGTCTATAAAGACTCTACAGAAACTTGTGAAAGAAGAAGACATTGACTGTGGCTTTGAACTCAAGCGTTCGTTACAAGTAGCACATGATGAGGAGTCGGAAAAATGGCTCAAAGAGGAATTTGTCCAAAGGCGAGACAATGGCATGCCCGTCAAGTGGTATAGCAGGGAAGATATCTATCATGATTTTGCTATGCACAGCAGACCCGGAATACTATCCGAAATAGGAGGATCTGTAGATGCTTTCAGGCTGGCTCATGAATTAATACAAAAAAACAGTAAAAGGGGGCTCAAAGTATATGACCGTACAACGATGGAGGAAGTCAAGAAGACTTCCGGTGGCTGGGATATTCGTACCGATAATTTTGCCCATATCGAATGCAAACACATTGTTTACTGCTCGGGATACGAAACACTATCTATGTTTGATCAAAAGTATGCTGCCCTCCATAGTACCTATGCAGCGGTAACGGAAGAGATTAACGAATATGTACCAACCCTCGACAATATATTGATATGGGATACCGATGATCCCTATATTTATATGAGGGCAACCGACGACGGCAGATTTCTTGTGGGGGGAGAGGATGCCAAGTACAGTTACGGACGTCTGAGTGAAAAAATCAAAGGCACTAAGATAAAGGAGCTGGCCCACAAGCTGGATCAATATTTCCCTGAAAAGAATTTTGAGCCGGACTACATCTGGGCAGGCTCTTTCGCAGTAACAAAGGACGGATTGCCCTATATAGGGAGACATAGCGACTTTGGTGATAGCATTTTTGTCTTGGGTCTGGGTGGCAACGGGATAACATATTCAGTGCAAGCGATGGACTTGGTGGTAAAAATGTTGAAAGGAGAAGATGATAAGTTACTACACTACTATCGCTTCGATAGATAA
- a CDS encoding uracil-DNA glycosylase family protein produces MTHQEVHPLGFFIPPNAQLLMLGSFPPPRAKWSMDFYYPNFINDMWRILGTIFFDDKDHFIVAGEKRFSKELCAAFCDNMGIAIGDTAVEITRLQGNAADKHLQIDRGADIKAIISSIPECRAIVVTGQKALDTLLLSLGETTQPQLGGWVSLTVDSREIRLYRMPSSSRAYPLPLLTKCMHYKSMFEELGMLLGTPTTTGIIKS; encoded by the coding sequence ATGACACACCAAGAAGTACATCCTTTGGGATTCTTCATCCCGCCCAATGCCCAGCTACTGATGCTGGGAAGTTTTCCTCCACCACGTGCCAAGTGGTCTATGGATTTTTATTATCCCAATTTCATCAACGATATGTGGCGCATACTGGGTACCATATTTTTTGATGATAAGGATCACTTCATCGTAGCAGGAGAAAAACGTTTTTCCAAAGAGCTCTGTGCAGCCTTCTGCGATAACATGGGCATTGCTATAGGTGATACTGCTGTAGAAATAACAAGGCTACAGGGAAATGCGGCAGACAAACACCTTCAGATCGATCGAGGTGCTGATATTAAAGCAATCATATCTTCTATCCCGGAATGCCGGGCTATCGTGGTCACAGGACAAAAGGCTCTCGATACACTGTTACTTTCTCTGGGAGAAACGACCCAACCCCAATTGGGTGGGTGGGTATCACTCACAGTTGATTCTCGAGAGATAAGACTTTACAGGATGCCGTCATCATCACGTGCGTATCCATTGCCTTTGCTCACCAAATGCATGCATTACAAATCCATGTTTGAGGAACTCGGCATGTTGCTTGGTACACCTACAACTACGGGCATTATAAAAAGCTAA
- a CDS encoding OmpH family outer membrane protein, with translation MDKKHYIIEAVLAVAVIVLFILTFTGTCKSRSAVVTDPKTGKTEMPIAYVRMDSLLSQYQYYKDLNENLSKEAEQHRTQLAGKANALQKAAQDFERRMRINAFTSAEAQQMEQQKLMKMQQEGQALEAKLTQNFAVKQQLLNEEMQNEIKKNIEEMNKDGRYRLILTNVGMDNILYGDKALDITEEVVKYLNDHYKKGDLTQQPAETAKK, from the coding sequence ATGGACAAAAAACATTACATTATCGAAGCCGTACTGGCAGTAGCCGTAATTGTGCTATTCATCTTGACTTTCACCGGTACTTGCAAGAGCCGATCAGCGGTAGTTACAGATCCTAAAACAGGAAAGACAGAAATGCCCATTGCTTATGTGAGGATGGACTCATTGCTTTCGCAGTATCAATACTACAAAGATCTCAATGAGAACCTATCAAAAGAAGCAGAACAACACCGCACACAACTTGCCGGTAAGGCTAATGCTCTGCAAAAAGCAGCACAAGACTTCGAAAGAAGGATGAGGATAAACGCCTTTACAAGTGCTGAAGCTCAGCAAATGGAGCAACAAAAGCTGATGAAAATGCAGCAAGAAGGTCAAGCTCTCGAAGCTAAGCTGACTCAAAACTTCGCTGTAAAGCAGCAATTGCTTAATGAAGAGATGCAAAATGAAATCAAGAAAAATATAGAAGAGATGAACAAGGACGGCAGATACCGCTTAATCCTTACCAATGTAGGTATGGACAATATCCTATATGGCGATAAAGCTCTTGATATCACCGAAGAAGTAGTGAAATATCTCAACGACCACTACAAAAAAGGTGATCTTACACAACAGCCTGCAGAGACAGCTAAAAAATAA
- a CDS encoding NAD-dependent epimerase/dehydratase family protein, whose product MTESKKIKSTVLVTGASGTVGREVIDQLVKLNKLYDVRVFDVKNAKSMRLFDRYRGKIKVYYGDITKPEDLDEPTQNVEYVIHLAAIIPPLAYNKPELTTKVNVEGTKNLLEALETNSPKCFFALSSSVAVYGDRMSNPYIRVTDKIQPSYGDNYGETKVQMENLVQQSKLDWTIFRLSAIMGADNHKITPLMFYMPLDTPVEITTPEDTARAFVRACMHREELNKTVFNLGGGELCRTSYRRLLQRNFHIFGLGKLDFPLGAFAIRNYHCGYYADGDNLEDILHFRKDTLGDYYHKVEKNASWFKKLGALTFSDLIKKVLLQKSEPYVAFKQGDAIKMKKFF is encoded by the coding sequence ATGACAGAGAGCAAAAAGATTAAATCTACAGTACTCGTTACAGGAGCATCAGGTACTGTAGGACGAGAAGTGATAGATCAATTAGTAAAGCTTAATAAATTATATGACGTCAGAGTTTTTGACGTTAAGAATGCGAAGAGTATGAGACTCTTCGACCGTTACCGAGGCAAGATAAAGGTATATTACGGTGACATCACCAAGCCGGAAGATCTCGATGAACCTACTCAAAATGTAGAGTATGTAATTCATTTGGCTGCTATTATCCCTCCTTTGGCTTATAATAAGCCTGAGCTTACGACTAAAGTAAATGTTGAGGGGACTAAAAATCTTTTGGAGGCCTTGGAGACCAACTCTCCCAAATGCTTTTTTGCTTTAAGTTCCTCTGTGGCGGTGTATGGCGATCGTATGTCCAACCCCTATATCAGAGTAACTGATAAAATCCAACCCTCTTATGGTGACAATTACGGCGAAACCAAAGTCCAAATGGAAAATTTGGTGCAACAAAGCAAACTCGATTGGACGATCTTCAGGCTTTCGGCTATTATGGGTGCCGATAATCATAAGATCACGCCTTTGATGTTTTACATGCCCCTGGATACTCCCGTAGAGATTACTACACCGGAAGATACTGCCAGAGCTTTTGTGAGAGCTTGTATGCATCGTGAGGAGTTGAACAAAACTGTTTTCAATCTTGGAGGTGGGGAGTTGTGTCGTACATCTTATCGTAGGCTTCTTCAGCGTAACTTCCATATTTTTGGATTAGGTAAGCTTGACTTCCCTCTTGGAGCCTTTGCGATACGTAATTATCATTGCGGGTATTATGCCGATGGCGATAACCTCGAAGATATTCTTCATTTTCGCAAAGATACTTTGGGCGATTATTATCACAAAGTGGAAAAGAATGCATCCTGGTTCAAAAAGCTTGGAGCACTCACCTTTTCAGATTTGATTAAGAAGGTTCTCTTGCAAAAATCCGAACCTTATGTGGCTTTCAAGCAAGGTGACGCTATAAAGATGAAGAAGTTTTTTTAA
- the murC gene encoding UDP-N-acetylmuramate--L-alanine ligase produces MNQVYFIGIGGIGMSAIARYFHAKNYLVAGYDLTPSPITGALQEEGIPVHFADSVEDIPQEFKDNESLVVYTPAVPADHTELNFFRNNGYRVLKRSEILGEITRMEKALCVAGTHGKTTTSTLLAHILKQSHVDCNAFLGGIANNYNTNLLLSEHSDLVVVEADEFDRSFHRLSPAMAIVTSADPDHLDIYGTPEAYRESFEHFTSLIQPGGYLLIKKGIPMTPKCNAGVTCLSYAINEEADFYADNIEIKDGKLFFDWHYPSFENEDKKGTMRTELGVPLLINVENAVAAMGLAYLNGAYTDEIGKAVSNFRGSHRRFDRLLNGPKHILIDDYAHHPKELEASIKSVRTLYPHKEILGIFQPHLYSRTSDFYKEFATSLSLLDQIILIDIYPAREKPIPGITSQLIADHIEGKEIPVIPKSELIDLLRHKEDIPEVVLMLGAGDIDRLVHPVKNYLESL; encoded by the coding sequence ATGAATCAAGTATATTTTATAGGTATAGGCGGCATAGGCATGAGCGCCATAGCTCGTTATTTTCATGCAAAAAATTATCTGGTAGCAGGGTATGACCTTACTCCCAGTCCCATTACCGGAGCATTACAAGAAGAAGGAATACCTGTCCATTTTGCGGACAGTGTAGAGGATATACCGCAAGAGTTTAAGGATAATGAGTCTTTGGTAGTTTACACTCCTGCAGTACCGGCAGATCATACAGAATTGAATTTCTTCCGCAACAATGGTTATCGTGTACTCAAACGCTCAGAAATCTTGGGCGAAATAACTCGTATGGAAAAGGCTCTGTGCGTAGCAGGGACTCACGGTAAAACCACTACAAGTACCTTACTGGCTCATATTCTCAAACAAAGTCATGTGGATTGTAATGCTTTTCTGGGAGGAATAGCCAATAATTATAACACAAACCTATTACTTTCGGAACATAGTGATTTGGTCGTGGTAGAAGCCGATGAGTTCGATAGATCTTTTCACAGGCTTAGTCCTGCTATGGCAATAGTAACATCGGCCGATCCTGACCATTTGGATATCTATGGTACCCCTGAGGCTTATAGAGAAAGCTTCGAGCATTTCACCTCATTGATACAGCCGGGCGGATATCTTTTGATAAAGAAAGGTATACCCATGACTCCGAAATGTAATGCGGGAGTAACTTGCCTTTCATACGCGATCAACGAAGAAGCGGATTTCTACGCCGATAATATAGAGATCAAGGACGGGAAATTGTTCTTTGATTGGCATTACCCTTCATTTGAAAATGAAGACAAAAAAGGCACCATGCGTACAGAGTTGGGTGTTCCTCTCCTAATCAATGTAGAGAATGCCGTTGCAGCTATGGGGTTAGCCTATCTGAACGGAGCTTACACAGATGAGATAGGAAAAGCAGTAAGCAATTTCAGAGGCTCGCATCGCAGGTTCGATAGACTCCTCAATGGGCCTAAACATATCCTCATCGATGACTATGCCCACCACCCCAAAGAACTCGAAGCTTCTATCAAATCAGTGAGGACCCTATATCCGCACAAAGAAATTCTGGGTATATTCCAACCTCATCTCTATAGCCGTACAAGTGATTTTTACAAGGAATTTGCGACAAGCCTTTCCTTGCTAGATCAGATTATCCTTATTGATATATATCCCGCCAGAGAAAAACCCATTCCCGGCATTACTTCACAGCTTATAGCGGATCATATTGAGGGAAAAGAAATCCCGGTGATTCCCAAAAGTGAGCTTATAGATCTTCTTAGGCACAAAGAAGATATCCCTGAAGTAGTACTTATGTTGGGAGCAGGAGATATTGACAGGCTGGTACACCCCGTAAAGAATTATCTCGAAAGCTTATGA
- the rfbB gene encoding dTDP-glucose 4,6-dehydratase yields the protein MISHNKPEEASYSAHTSHTTTHNILITGGAGFIGSHVVRLLVNKYPDYHIINLDKLTYAGNLNNLRDIENRPNYTFVKEDICNYEGIVKLMEQHRINGVIHLAAESHVDRSIKDPFTFARTNVMGTLTLLQAAKEFWAKDFKGKRFYHISTDEVYGALAMGETFFTEETKYDPHSPYSASKASSDHFVRAYHDTYGLPTVISNCSNNYGAYQFPEKLIPLFINNIRHNKPLPVYGRGENVRDWLWVEDHAHAIDLIFHEGKDGDTYNIGGFNEWKNIDLIKVLIRVTDRLLGNAAGTSDHLITYVTDRAGHDLRYAIDSTKLKEELGWEPSLQFEEGIEKTVRWYLDNQEWLDNVTSGDYLKYYEQMYK from the coding sequence ATGATATCTCACAATAAGCCGGAAGAGGCAAGCTATTCGGCTCATACATCCCACACTACTACTCATAATATTCTTATCACAGGAGGGGCCGGATTTATCGGCTCTCATGTAGTGCGTTTGCTCGTAAACAAATACCCCGATTATCATATCATCAATCTGGATAAACTCACCTATGCGGGCAACCTGAACAATTTGAGGGACATTGAAAATAGGCCCAACTATACCTTTGTGAAAGAGGATATCTGTAACTACGAAGGCATCGTAAAGCTAATGGAACAACATCGGATCAATGGTGTGATACATCTTGCAGCCGAGAGTCATGTAGACAGAAGTATCAAAGATCCGTTTACTTTTGCTCGTACCAATGTGATGGGTACCCTCACCCTCCTGCAAGCAGCAAAGGAGTTTTGGGCAAAAGACTTTAAGGGTAAACGATTCTATCACATTTCTACCGATGAAGTTTATGGTGCATTGGCTATGGGAGAGACATTCTTTACGGAAGAGACCAAGTATGATCCGCACTCTCCGTATTCTGCAAGCAAAGCGAGCAGTGATCATTTTGTACGGGCTTATCATGATACTTATGGTCTGCCTACGGTTATCTCCAACTGCTCCAACAATTATGGAGCATATCAATTTCCCGAGAAACTGATCCCTCTTTTTATTAATAATATCAGGCACAATAAGCCCTTACCGGTATATGGTCGTGGAGAAAACGTGCGAGACTGGCTTTGGGTAGAAGATCATGCCCATGCTATCGATCTTATTTTTCACGAAGGGAAGGATGGCGATACCTATAACATAGGAGGATTCAATGAATGGAAAAATATTGATTTGATCAAGGTATTAATTCGTGTTACAGATCGTTTGTTGGGAAATGCAGCAGGAACATCCGATCATCTTATCACCTATGTCACCGATCGTGCCGGGCATGATTTGCGGTATGCCATAGACTCTACCAAATTGAAAGAAGAATTGGGCTGGGAACCATCGCTCCAATTTGAAGAAGGTATTGAGAAAACGGTACGCTGGTATCTGGACAATCAAGAATGGCTGGACAATGTAACCTCGGGTGATTATCTGAAGTATTACGAGCAAATGTACAAGTGA
- a CDS encoding aminoacyl-histidine dipeptidase, protein MVITDLKPSIVWKYFHEITQIPRPSKKEERILAYLVQFAKDHNLEYKEDKVGNLVIKKAATPGFEHLQSVVLQSHVDMVCEKNSDVIHDFDNDPIRTVIDGDWLHAEGTTLGADNGIGVAAELAILASDDIQHGPIECLFTVDEETGMTGAMNLEPGFFESNILLNLDSEDEGELFIGCAGGMGLMAEFKYDIEDTRDDYNYFKVKVSGLKGGHSGGDIHMGLGNANKILTRYLYALEEEVPAFKLCTIQGGNLHNAIPREAEAVFGVEGKDKEKARVILNELAAAVEDELKRVDSSVKLSLESCERPEKCMDNNTKHNLILALYACPHGVLGMSHEIEGLVESSNNLASIKMKEPGIIYVETSQRSSTESLRNDVANMVMSVFKLAGAEVSVRDPYPGWKPNSDSPILRVAAESYRRVFNREPAVKAIHAGLECGLISSVYPGLDMVSFGPTLRDVHSPVEKIEIKTVQMWWDHLLDLLKHIPEKK, encoded by the coding sequence ATGGTAATAACAGATTTAAAACCGTCAATAGTGTGGAAATATTTCCACGAAATCACACAAATACCCCGCCCGTCCAAGAAAGAAGAGCGTATCTTGGCTTATCTCGTGCAGTTTGCCAAGGATCATAATTTGGAGTATAAAGAGGACAAGGTAGGTAACCTTGTGATCAAAAAAGCTGCTACTCCGGGATTTGAACATTTACAATCAGTAGTACTCCAGAGCCACGTAGACATGGTGTGTGAGAAAAACTCAGATGTAATACATGACTTTGATAATGATCCTATCCGTACAGTTATCGATGGTGATTGGTTACATGCTGAGGGTACTACATTGGGTGCTGATAATGGTATAGGTGTAGCTGCCGAATTGGCTATCTTGGCTTCAGATGATATACAGCATGGTCCTATAGAGTGCTTGTTTACTGTAGATGAAGAAACAGGTATGACCGGAGCTATGAACCTCGAGCCCGGATTCTTTGAGTCGAATATCCTGCTCAACCTCGATAGTGAAGACGAAGGTGAGCTCTTTATCGGTTGTGCCGGTGGCATGGGACTTATGGCAGAATTTAAATACGATATTGAAGATACCCGTGACGATTATAATTATTTCAAGGTTAAAGTAAGCGGTCTCAAAGGCGGACACTCAGGAGGCGACATCCATATGGGGCTGGGCAATGCCAATAAGATTCTTACCCGCTACCTATACGCTTTGGAAGAGGAAGTGCCTGCATTCAAGCTATGCACCATACAAGGCGGTAACCTCCACAATGCTATCCCTCGTGAAGCCGAGGCTGTGTTTGGTGTAGAAGGTAAAGACAAAGAAAAGGCTCGTGTGATACTCAATGAACTGGCAGCTGCCGTGGAAGATGAGCTCAAGAGAGTAGATTCTTCCGTAAAACTTTCGCTCGAGAGTTGTGAAAGACCTGAAAAGTGTATGGACAATAATACCAAACACAACCTGATCTTAGCTCTCTATGCCTGCCCGCATGGTGTTTTGGGTATGAGTCATGAGATAGAGGGTTTGGTAGAGTCTTCAAACAACTTGGCTTCAATCAAAATGAAAGAACCCGGTATCATTTATGTAGAAACCAGCCAGCGCAGTTCTACCGAATCACTTCGTAATGATGTCGCCAATATGGTCATGTCGGTATTCAAATTGGCAGGTGCTGAAGTAAGTGTAAGAGATCCTTATCCCGGCTGGAAACCCAATTCTGACTCTCCTATTCTCAGAGTAGCGGCCGAGTCATATCGTAGGGTATTCAACCGCGAACCTGCTGTCAAAGCTATTCATGCCGGATTGGAGTGTGGGCTTATTTCCAGTGTTTATCCAGGTTTGGATATGGTTTCTTTCGGTCCTACACTTCGTGACGTGCATTCACCTGTAGAGAAGATAGAGATCAAAACCGTACAGATGTGGTGGGATCACCTGCTGGATTTACTGAAGCATATCCCTGAAAAGAAGTAA
- the mnmA gene encoding tRNA 2-thiouridine(34) synthase MnmA: MRFSPDSDSQLAAELTPWLSSLQLTQDLAHVKVAALVSGGVDSSVVVHQLCAAGFKPSLFYIQIGMDQDGFEDCSWEDDIEIVKLMARRYDCPFEIVSLHDEYWDNVVQYTIDTVKKGLTPNPDVMCNKLIKFGCFEQKWGHEFDYIATGHYATTTLVDGVTFLSTAKDAVKDQTDFLAQINFKQVSKLMFPIGHLLKSEVRAIAEREKLPSAHRKDSQGICFLGKVNYNEFIERALGTQPGRIIDRDTGKVLGKHNGYWFHTIGQRKGLGLSGGPWFVVKKDVKRNIILVSRGYDPEDQYGRNIEMHTFDFISSDPWRLQGKASPVEHPDILTEPLAITFKIRHTPEFTKGLLHYDPVIGYRIESEDKIQGIAPGQYGVVYDRDHQLCFGSGMITKGY, from the coding sequence ATGAGATTTTCCCCTGATAGCGATAGTCAATTAGCTGCGGAGCTTACTCCATGGCTCAGTTCATTGCAACTTACTCAAGATCTTGCCCATGTCAAGGTAGCAGCTTTGGTTAGTGGCGGTGTAGATAGCTCTGTGGTGGTGCATCAGTTGTGTGCTGCGGGCTTCAAACCTTCTCTATTCTATATTCAGATCGGAATGGATCAGGATGGTTTTGAGGATTGTTCGTGGGAAGACGATATAGAGATTGTAAAACTCATGGCTCGCAGGTATGATTGTCCTTTTGAGATTGTATCGCTTCACGACGAATACTGGGACAATGTGGTCCAATACACGATAGACACTGTAAAGAAAGGCCTTACGCCCAATCCTGATGTGATGTGTAATAAGTTGATTAAGTTCGGCTGTTTTGAGCAAAAATGGGGACATGAGTTTGATTACATAGCTACCGGCCATTATGCTACCACCACACTAGTGGATGGTGTCACTTTTCTCTCCACGGCGAAAGATGCTGTGAAAGATCAGACAGATTTTTTGGCTCAGATCAATTTCAAGCAGGTTTCCAAATTGATGTTCCCTATAGGTCATCTGCTCAAAAGCGAAGTACGTGCCATTGCTGAGCGGGAGAAGTTGCCCAGTGCCCATCGCAAAGACAGTCAAGGAATATGCTTTCTGGGCAAAGTCAATTATAACGAATTTATTGAGCGTGCTTTGGGTACTCAGCCAGGACGTATCATAGACCGTGATACCGGCAAGGTTTTAGGCAAACACAATGGGTATTGGTTTCATACGATAGGGCAGAGAAAGGGGCTTGGCTTGAGCGGCGGTCCTTGGTTTGTGGTCAAGAAAGACGTCAAGCGCAATATCATTTTGGTGAGCCGGGGGTATGATCCTGAGGATCAGTATGGGCGCAATATTGAGATGCACACTTTCGATTTCATTTCGTCTGATCCATGGCGTTTGCAAGGAAAAGCATCGCCGGTAGAGCATCCCGATATACTCACGGAGCCTTTAGCTATTACTTTCAAGATCAGGCATACTCCAGAATTTACCAAGGGGCTTTTACATTATGATCCGGTAATAGGATACCGTATTGAAAGTGAAGACAAAATCCAGGGCATTGCTCCGGGGCAATACGGTGTAGTCTATGACCGTGATCATCAACTTTGTTTTGGTAGCGGCATGATTACAAAAGGGTACTAG